The Sandaracinus amylolyticus genomic interval GATGCAGGTGGTGACGATCGCTTCCCGATCGTCGGTGCGTCCCAGCGGGTTCACGAGCAGGTGCGTGCTCACGCGCATCGCGCGGACGTCGTCGCCCTCGTCCTCGCAGCTCGTGGTGCTCAGCGTCCAGTCGGTGATCGCGTACGCGGCGCGGCGATCCGCGGGCAGGTCGCACGACGCGACCAGGAGCGCGAGGACGAGCGCGACGCGCGTCATCGAGTCTCGGCCGCGAGCGCGCGGATCGCGGGGATGTCGACGCCGAGCTGCTCGGCGCGCGCGAGGGTGCGCGCGAGGCGCTCGGGCGCGCTGCGTCCGGTGCTCGCGTGCTCGGGGTCCTTCGCGAAGTCGAGGAACGCGCACTCGATCAGCGCCTCGCGCGGCAGCGACGCGCCGAGGCGCGCTTCGTCGAGCGCGAGCACGTCCTCGAGGATCGCGGTGACGAGCGCGCGATGGGTCGTGCACAGATCCGCGGTGGTGCCGCCGACCTTCAGGCCCGCGAGGTTCGAGCCGAGGATGTAGAGGTCCTTGCGCACCAGCTCGAACGTGAGGTCGCGCGCGTCGACGCGGCGCGCCGGGAGATCGACGCTCTCGAGCGCGCGCACCAGCAGATCCGCGCACGGGCCGCCGATGCGCGTGGTGCGCACGACCTTCGCGCCGCGGCCGCGCTTCTTCTCGAACCACACCACCGCGACGGTGGGATCGACGATGTCGTGCGCCTGCCAGTCGGGCGGGAGCAGCTCGTTCTGCACCAGCGCGACGCGCTTGCGGAGCGCGGCGGGGATCGCGGCGAACGTCGCGTCCTGATCCTTCTCCGCGACCGCGACGATCACGAGCTCGGGATCGTGCGCGACGAGCGCTTCGATCGCGTCCCCGCGCAGCACCGGGAGCACTGGGCGCCCGAGCCGCAAGAGGCCCATGCCGAACGTCGCGCCGAGCTGCCCGAGCCCGACGATGGCGACGGGCCGTCGCGTCGAGGTCGGCATCAGACGTCGGCTCCGCGCATCTCGATCGTGTACGTGCGCTCGTCGCGCGTGGTGATGTCGACGTCGACGTCGAGGAAGCGGCGCAGCACCTCGGCCTGGGTGCGCGCGTGCGAGCTCGGCTCGGTGGTGGTGAAGAGGCCGCCCTTGCCGATCGCCATCGGGAGCAGGAGCTGATCGGCGAGGTGCTCCTCGATCGCCGCGTCGCTCTCGTGGAACGCGAGGGCACGACCGATCGCGATCTCCGCGACCTGCTCGGCGCGCAGGCCGCGCTCGCCGAACGAGACGAAGAGCGCGGTGCCGTGCTCGTACACGATCTCGACCTGGAAGACGTTGCCGGGCCCGAGCGCCTCGTCGAGCACGCGGCGCTCCATCTGATCTCGCGCGAGCCCGAGGCGCTCCTTCCCGACGCGCAGCTCGCGATCCGCGATCGGCTCGGAGAGCCCGGCGATGGTCGCGGTGGCGCGGCGCGACTTCTCGGCGCCGCGCTCCTCGCGCTCGAAGCGACCGAGCTCGCCCGGCGTGATGCGCGCGGTGAAGAGCCCGCCGCCCTTCGGGTAGAAGCCGGGGCGCTCGAGCGAGACCTGGACCTTCACGCCCATCGTCGCGAGCGCGGGGGCCCAGCACTTCTCGAGGAACTCGAACGGCGGCGCGGCCGGGTTGTGGGTGCCGCCCTCGAGCGTGACGACGCTCGGCTCGGGCGCGCGGAGGAGCGCGGGTGTGATCGTCTGGAGCACGAGCGTCGCGCTGCCCGCGGTGTCGATCGCGACGCGATGCTCGCCTCCTTTGATCGCGCGCGGTCGGAACGAGAGCGCGGTCGATCCGATCGCGTCCCCCGAGACCTCGGCGTTGCACACCGACGCCGCGGCGCGGACCGCGACGAGGTGCTGCGTCGCGAGGCCGGGTTTGTCGCGGCCGGCGCGGATGCGCTCGATCTTGAATGGCCTGCGCGTGACCATCGAGAGCGAGAGGGCGCTCCGAAGGACCTGCCCGCCTCCCTCACCGATCGATCCGTCGATCACCAGCATCGCCCGGGCTCTCCTCGGCGCACATCGTACGAGCATCGCGCGCGCCTTGGAACGACTCCGTCACGAGTTCCGAAAGCTCCTCGCCACGGGACGGAGTGCGTGTAATTTCGGCGGCCATGAAACCAGCCGCTTCGGTCTTCACTCTCCTCGTGCTCGTCTTGGCTGTCGTCGCGAGCACACCCGGATGCGGCGGAGGTGACGACGACACGCCGACGCTGATGGACTCGGGGATGCCGCAGCGCGACGCGTCGGGCCCCGACGCGCAGGCGGACATCGACGCCACGCCGGTGCCGGGCTGCGGCGACGGGACGCGCAGCGCGAGCGAGGCGTGCGACGACGGCGATCTCGTGGCCGGCGACGGCTGCTCGCCGACCTGCGAGGTCGAGCACGGCTTCGGCTGCCTCGGATCGCCGAGCGTGTGTCGCTCGAGCTGCGGGGACGGCGAGGTCGCGAGCGACGAGGAGTGCGACGACGACGACACCGCGCCGCTCGACGGCTGCAACGGGTCGTGCGGCATCGAGGCCGGCTGGTCGTGCACCGGCGAGCCGAGCGTCTGCATCGAGAGCTGCGGCGACGGAGCGATCGATCCGGGCGAGC includes:
- the rtcA gene encoding RNA 3'-terminal phosphate cyclase encodes the protein MLVIDGSIGEGGGQVLRSALSLSMVTRRPFKIERIRAGRDKPGLATQHLVAVRAAASVCNAEVSGDAIGSTALSFRPRAIKGGEHRVAIDTAGSATLVLQTITPALLRAPEPSVVTLEGGTHNPAAPPFEFLEKCWAPALATMGVKVQVSLERPGFYPKGGGLFTARITPGELGRFEREERGAEKSRRATATIAGLSEPIADRELRVGKERLGLARDQMERRVLDEALGPGNVFQVEIVYEHGTALFVSFGERGLRAEQVAEIAIGRALAFHESDAAIEEHLADQLLLPMAIGKGGLFTTTEPSSHARTQAEVLRRFLDVDVDITTRDERTYTIEMRGADV